The Mycolicibacterium aurum genome segment CCGTCATCCCCCAGACGTCCACGATCGCGTCGCATCTGCCCCGCGCCGTCGGCGTCGCGTTCTCGATCGCCAGGGCGCGCAAGCTCGGCGTCGATTGTCCTTGGCCCGCAGACGCACTCGCGGTCTGCAGCTTCGGCGACGCGTCCGCCAATCACTCCACCGCCGTCGGTGCCCTCAACGCTGCCATGCACACCGCCTATCAGGGCATGCCGATGCCGCTTCTGTTCCTCTGCGAGGACAACGGCATCGGCATCAGCGTGAAGACCCCGCAGGGTTGGATCGCACGGACCTACGGCGATCGCGCCGGCCTGCGCTACTTCCCCGCGGACGGCGCGAACCTGCCCGAGGTGCTCACAGTTGCCGCGCAGGCCGCGGAATACGTTCGTACCCAACGTCGCCCGGCATTCCTGCATCTGCGGACCGTGCGGTTGATGGGCCACGCCGGATCGGACTACGAGCCCGGCTACCGCAAGGGTGACGAGATCACCGCGGATTACGGACGCGACCCGGTACTCGGCACCGCCCGAACACTCATCGCCGCCGGCGTGCTGAGCCCGCAGCAGGTGCTCGACGCCTACGAGGCGAAGCGGGCGACCGTGCTGGCGCTGGCGGCCGAGGTCGTCGACCTCGCGCAGCTGGACAGTCCGCGCGCGGTGATGACCCCGCTGCGTGACGCTCTCGATGACGCCGTCCGTGCCACCGAGAGCGCCGCACAGGCCGCGCCGGACCCGGGGGACGTCGCGCCGATCACGCTGGCACAGGCCATCAATCGTGCCCTGCAGGCGGTGCTGGCCGAGCATCCCGGGACGATGATCTTCGGGGAGGACGTCGCCCGCAAGGGCGGTGTCTACGGCGTGACGCGTGGCCTGCAGGCGAAGGCGGGCTCGGCCCGGGTGTTCGACACGCTGCTGGACGAGCAATCGATTCTCGGGTTGGCGCTGGGGGCCGGTGTCTCGGGTCTGTTGCCCATTCCCGAGATCCAGTATCTGGCGTATCTGCACAACGCAGCCGACCAGATCCGCGGGGAAGGCGCGACGCTGCAGTTCTTCTCCGACCGCCAGTACCGCAACCCCATGGTGGTGCGCATCGCCGGGTACGGCTATCAGAAGGGTTTCGGCGGGCACTTCCACAACGACAACTCGATCACCGCGATCCGGGATCTGCCCGGTGTGATCGTCGCGTCGCCCGCGCGTCCCGACGACGCCGCGGCGATGCTGCGCTCGTGTGTCGCGGCGGCGCGCGCGGCCGGGCTGGTGTGCCTGTTCCTCGAGCCGATCGCGCTCTACCACACAAGGGATCTGTACGAGGACGGCGACGATCTGTGGCTGGCGTCCGACACCGGGGCAGTGGTGCCGGTCGGCCGTGCGCGAACGTACGGTGACGGTTGCGACCTGACGATCCTGACCTTCGGCAACGGTGTCCGGATGAGTCTGCGGGTCGCCCGCCGCCTCGCGGCCCGCGACATCGCCGCACGGGTGGTGGACCTGCGCTGGTTGTCACCACTTCCGTTGGCGGACATGCTTGCCGAGGCGCAGTCGACGGGCCGGGTGCTCGTCGTCGATGAGACGCGAGCCAGCGGCGGGGTCAGCGAGGGTGTGCTCACGGCACTGATCGACCACGGATACGCCGGTGCGCTGGCGCGAGTGGCCAGCCAGGACAGTTTCATTCCGCTCGGTGACGCCGCACTGCAGGTGCTGTTGTCCGAGGACACCATCGAGACGGCGGCGATCTCGCTAGTCTCAGGTCGGAGTTAGCGCTCGCGCCAGTGCGGGCACGGTCAACTCACGTTGCCACTGCCGCGCCGCGGAATCGGCGAGGAACGCGTCGACGGCAGCCGCGGGATCGTCGACCGGCTGCCAGTCCCAGCACAGCCTGCGCACGATCTCCGGCGCGAGGAGGTTCTCCACCGGTACCGAAACCTGTTGGGCGAGCTGGACGAGCTCGGCGCGCACCGCTTCGAGGCGCACAGCGGCCTCCGGCTTGCGACGCGCCCAGCGGGACGCCGGTGGGGGGCCGGTGGACGGCTCCTGGGCGTCGGGCGGGTCGTCGGCACGGCCGCGCGCGAGCGCGTCCAGCCACACCTGCGCGCTGCGCCGCTGCTTCGAACCGCCGAAGATGGGTAGGGCGGTGAGCTTGTCGATGCTGTCCGGGTTGGCCGTGGCTGCGCTGATGATCGCACTGTCGGGCAGGATCCGGCCCGGGGCGATGTCGCGGCGCCGCGCGATCTGATCGCGGGTGGTCCACAGTTCCCGCACCAGGGCCAGAGTCCTAGGGTCGCGGACCTTGTGGATGCCCGACGTGCGGCGCCAGCGGTCCCGTCTGGTGGGGCTGGCAACAAGAGTTCGGATGTACTCGAATTCCTGTCTCGCCCAGTCGGTTTTGCCCTCCTCCTCCAGCACAGCGGCGATGGCGTGACGCAGGTCGACGAGCACCTCGACGTCCAGCGCGGCATAGTTGAGCCATTCGGGCGGCAGCGGACGTTTCGACCAGTCGGCGGCCCCGTGTCCCTTGGTCAGCTGCAGGCCGAGCAGTCGCTGCACCATGGCGGCGAGGTTGACCCTGTCGTAGTTGGCGAGCCGGCCCGCCAACTCGGTGTCGTACAGCGAGGTGGGGAGCATCCCGATCTCGGCGAGGCAGGGCAGATCCTGATCGGCGGCGTGCAGCACCCACTCGTCACCGGCAAGCACTTCGGCGAGCGGGGCGAGCACGTCCAAAGAGTCGCCGCCGTGGCTGACGGGGTCGATCAGGACGGTGCCTGCACCTGCCCGGCGGATCTGCACCAGGTAGGCGCGGTTGGAGTAGCGGAAGCCCGATGCGCGCTCCGCGTCTACCGCAAACGGCCCGTGTCCGGAATCCAGAAGGTCTGCAGCCCTGGCGATTTCAGTACGGCTGCTGGACACGTTCGGTACGCCGTCGCGCGGCGCGAGCAGCGGCTCGGCATCGGGCTCTGTCGGCTCGGGCTCACGGTCGTCGGACCCCTCGGCGTCCACGGCGGAGCCGGCCATCTCGGATTCGGACATCGATTCAGGCGCGGGATCGCGAGCCCAGGTCCGTCACGCCGGTGGGCGGCAACCCTGCGGCGTGTTCGAGGACCTCGCAGAACGCCTCCACGTGCGGGCCGAGTTCGACGTCGGTGGCGGTCCAGGACGCGCGCAGCTCGAGCTGGTGCGCTCGGGGAGGCCCGGAGATGTCGCCATAGCGCACCGACGTGGTGGCCGTGACGGTGCCGCCGAGGGCGGTGACGTGTTCGGCGCGTTGCTCCAGTGCATCGACGAGCCAACTCCACGCCACTTCGGGGAGCAGGGGGTCGACAGCCTCGGTGGAATCGAGGTCGGCCTGGATGTAGGCGACCAGGCGCATGGTGCCGTCCCAGGCCTCGGCGCCTTCGGGATCGTGTAGCAGGATCAGCCGGCCGAACGCGTCGCCTTCGGAACGCTCGGGGATGATCGCCGTCTCGGCATGTTTGACCTCGGCGCCCAGTGCGTAGCTGTAGGGCGCCAGGCGCTGCGGCGGCCGGATCGGGCCCAGCTCGATCTCCGGACGTACGGTGGTGGCATTCATCGCCGCCACCGCTTCGACAAATAGAGCCGGTTCGGCGGAGGTCACGGCATTTGACGCTAGTCCATTTGACCAGGTCTGTGGTCGTGGCGCGCCGATCGGGACGTGACCTGGGCATGGCAGCATGGAGGGCGATGAATACGCGCCGCGAACTGCCCGAATCCGCCTACCTGGCCGCCGTCGCCGGCCGCAAGCCCCTCCGGGTCCCGGTGTGGATGATGCGGCAGGCGGGTCGGTCGCTGCCCGAGTACCGCGAGCTACGGGCCAAGAACACGATGATGCAGGCCTGCTTCGACGCCGACCTGATCACCGAGATCACCCTGCAACCGGTGCGCAGGCACGGCGTCGATGCGGCGATCCTGTTCTCCGACATCGTGGTGCCGCTGCGCGCCGCGGGCATCGACGTGGACATCGTCCCGGACGTCGGGCCGGTGATCGGGCATCCGATCCGGACGCGGGCCGACGTCCAGACGATCACGCCGCTGGACCAGGAGCAGGTCAGTCCGGTGGCCTCCGCGATCGGGCAACTCGTCTCGGCACTGGGTGACGTCCCGCTGATCGGCTTCGCCGGTGCGCCGTTCACGTTGGCGTCCTACCTCGTCGAAGGCGGACCCAGCCGCAATCACGAGCGCACCAAGGCGATGATGCTGGGGGAGACCGAGACCTGGCACGCGCTGATGACGGCGCTGACGGACGTCACCATCGCGTTCCTGCGTACGCAGGTCGAGGCGGGCGTCGACGCGATCCAGGTGTTCGACTCGTGGGCCGGCACGCTGTCGCTGGCCGACTACCGCACCTACGTGCTGCCCCACACTGCCCGGGTGTTCACGTCGCTGGCCGCCCACGGGGTCCCGATGACGCACTTCGGCGTCGGCACCGCCGAGCTGCTCGGCGCCATGTCGGAGGCCGTCACCGGACATGACGTACCCGCCGTCGTCGGCGTCGACTGGCGCACGTCGCTCACCGATGCCGCCGGGCGGGTCCGTCCGGGCTGCGCGTTGCAGGGCAATCTGGATCCCGTGGTGCTGCTGGCGGGCTGGCCGGTGGTGCAGCGCGCCGTGCGCGCGGTCGTGGAGGACGGTCGGCGCGCCGTCGACGCCGGCGCGCTGGGCCACGTGTTCAACCTGGGGCACGGTGTTCTCCCGGCGACCGACCCGGCGGTGATCACCGACGCCGTGGCCTTGGTGCACGAGCTGTGAGTGCCGCGTATTGCATTGTCGGCGGCGGCATTTCCGGTTTGGTGGCTGCCTATCGGCTCCGGGTGGTGGCCGGTCCCGATGCATCGATCACCGTGCTCGACCCTGCCGATCGGCTGGGCGGCGTGCTGCGCACCGAGCGCCTCTGCGGCCAGCCGCTCGACGTCGGCGCCGAGGCGTTCGTCGCGCGCAGGCCGGAGGTGCCCGCGCTGCTGGGCGAACTCGGATTGTCCGGAAAACAGATCTCCACCACCGGTGCGCGTCCGCTGATCTACAGCGAGGGCAGGCTCCATCAGCTCCCCGCCGACACGGTCAACGGCATCCCGTCGCGGCCGTCGGCGCTGACCGGACTGGTGGACGACGCGACGATCCGGTGGATGCTCGATGAACCTCGCCGGCCGTTCTCGTGGCGCCCGGGCGCCGACCCCACGGTCGCCGAGCTCGTCGGTGACCGGTTCGGCGAACAGGTGGTCATCCGCTCCGTCGACCCGCTGCTCGCCGGGGTGTACTCCGGGTCTGCTGCCACGATCGG includes the following:
- a CDS encoding thiamine pyrophosphate-dependent enzyme, with the translated sequence MAAPDHTDADALQGVSARRCLDVFDAQLGSRHLDLAARWLRAQGKGFYTIGSSGHESNAAVAAALRSTDPALLHYRSGGFFLARAAQVDGSDPLRDVLLGLVAATEEPISGGRHKVFGRHDLAVIPQTSTIASHLPRAVGVAFSIARARKLGVDCPWPADALAVCSFGDASANHSTAVGALNAAMHTAYQGMPMPLLFLCEDNGIGISVKTPQGWIARTYGDRAGLRYFPADGANLPEVLTVAAQAAEYVRTQRRPAFLHLRTVRLMGHAGSDYEPGYRKGDEITADYGRDPVLGTARTLIAAGVLSPQQVLDAYEAKRATVLALAAEVVDLAQLDSPRAVMTPLRDALDDAVRATESAAQAAPDPGDVAPITLAQAINRALQAVLAEHPGTMIFGEDVARKGGVYGVTRGLQAKAGSARVFDTLLDEQSILGLALGAGVSGLLPIPEIQYLAYLHNAADQIRGEGATLQFFSDRQYRNPMVVRIAGYGYQKGFGGHFHNDNSITAIRDLPGVIVASPARPDDAAAMLRSCVAAARAAGLVCLFLEPIALYHTRDLYEDGDDLWLASDTGAVVPVGRARTYGDGCDLTILTFGNGVRMSLRVARRLAARDIAARVVDLRWLSPLPLADMLAEAQSTGRVLVVDETRASGGVSEGVLTALIDHGYAGALARVASQDSFIPLGDAALQVLLSEDTIETAAISLVSGRS
- a CDS encoding HRDC domain-containing protein, with translation MSESEMAGSAVDAEGSDDREPEPTEPDAEPLLAPRDGVPNVSSSRTEIARAADLLDSGHGPFAVDAERASGFRYSNRAYLVQIRRAGAGTVLIDPVSHGGDSLDVLAPLAEVLAGDEWVLHAADQDLPCLAEIGMLPTSLYDTELAGRLANYDRVNLAAMVQRLLGLQLTKGHGAADWSKRPLPPEWLNYAALDVEVLVDLRHAIAAVLEEEGKTDWARQEFEYIRTLVASPTRRDRWRRTSGIHKVRDPRTLALVRELWTTRDQIARRRDIAPGRILPDSAIISAATANPDSIDKLTALPIFGGSKQRRSAQVWLDALARGRADDPPDAQEPSTGPPPASRWARRKPEAAVRLEAVRAELVQLAQQVSVPVENLLAPEIVRRLCWDWQPVDDPAAAVDAFLADSAARQWQRELTVPALARALTPT
- a CDS encoding DUF3000 domain-containing protein: MNATTVRPEIELGPIRPPQRLAPYSYALGAEVKHAETAIIPERSEGDAFGRLILLHDPEGAEAWDGTMRLVAYIQADLDSTEAVDPLLPEVAWSWLVDALEQRAEHVTALGGTVTATTSVRYGDISGPPRAHQLELRASWTATDVELGPHVEAFCEVLEHAAGLPPTGVTDLGSRSRA
- the hemE gene encoding uroporphyrinogen decarboxylase encodes the protein MNTRRELPESAYLAAVAGRKPLRVPVWMMRQAGRSLPEYRELRAKNTMMQACFDADLITEITLQPVRRHGVDAAILFSDIVVPLRAAGIDVDIVPDVGPVIGHPIRTRADVQTITPLDQEQVSPVASAIGQLVSALGDVPLIGFAGAPFTLASYLVEGGPSRNHERTKAMMLGETETWHALMTALTDVTIAFLRTQVEAGVDAIQVFDSWAGTLSLADYRTYVLPHTARVFTSLAAHGVPMTHFGVGTAELLGAMSEAVTGHDVPAVVGVDWRTSLTDAAGRVRPGCALQGNLDPVVLLAGWPVVQRAVRAVVEDGRRAVDAGALGHVFNLGHGVLPATDPAVITDAVALVHEL